AGGTGCTTCGACGTCTGGAATTAGATTTTTTAAAAAGGGTAATTTGATCAGTAGAACGTCTAAGGAATGTTTGCTGAATATTTGCTTAAAACAGTATAAAGCTTTTACCTGATATGATGACAGAAAAACTACAATTAGCGGAATTCCCACTCTGATCAACGGATATGTATGATATGATTGTACGCCCAATGGGAAACGCCGACCCAGACGTTAGTTGAGTAGTAACCATAGTAGTGTTAGGTTGAATTTTAGAGTTATCAGTAGCAGTAGGCTCATCCCACATCACTATGGCGGTAGAAGTCCCAGGCTCTGTTTCATTTGATTGATCAGGAGGGCAATAGGTAAAGTTTGGTGTCCCCGTATCTAAAATAAAAAGGAGGACGTTAAAcgtaaaaacatattttgcagtGACTTTACTGACCTTAACATACATACACAGGGTCATGATGACCCTATGAACATGAAGAAGTAACGTACActtgaaatgtttgttttttcccgCACATGTTGGCTATTAACGACTTTGGCGTTCATAATAACGGCTAGCATAAATTATGCAAGATAGTTTATAGAAGACACTATTATTAGTTTATAACAATCACCATTGATTAATTAAAATTTCTTACCAAAAATATCGACGGTAAAATTGCAACTTGCAATATTTCCACTTTGATCTCTTGCTGCACAGGAAACCACCGTGTGTCCAATGTCAAaatgaatatccgattcattaCGGCTACAATTGACGTAAGGTATTTCGTTGGAGTTATCAGTTGCGCGAGGTACACTCCAAAAGACATCTGCGAAATGTTGGCTTGGTTCAGTGTTATTATAATGGTTGATTGGGCAAATCAGCGCTGGTGGTTCAGCATCCCGCCTCCATCGTATGCAATGCAGGAAACTTCGGTGTGTCCAATTTCAAACAGAGACCCCGATTCTCTATTACAAGTAATAGTAGGTTCTTGTTCAGAGTTATCAGTAGCTTTAGGGACCCACGCCACCTGGAAAGTATTAACTCCTGGATCTGTTGTCAGTGATTTGTTGGCAGGACAGAGTTCAAAGATTGGTGCTTCAGTATCTGGGACACATGAAAAAGAAGGAGTATATCATGTAACTGCAAGTTAAGCAACTATTAAGAAGCGAACTTAAATGTACTGTATGAGAAATGTTACACATGTCTGCAGGAAACAAGATCCATACTTAACTGTTTCCTGTACcttattgtattattatattattatttataatttattattgGTCGAGGTTATTGGTATGGAGTATTTCACAAGACCCTCTAGAAATTATTAAACGCAAACGTGTATTAATTACGTCTATTTTACGATCATTACCTACTACGGTTACGGTAAAATTACACGTAGCCGTATTGCCACTGGCATCTACCGCTTTGTAGGAAATTCGAGTTtgaccgattttgaaagcagacTCCGCTGATATGTTTGGGATAACAGTAATAATAGGTTCTTGTCCGGAGTTTTCCGAAACTACAGGCTCATCCCACATCACGATTGCGGTAGAACTACCAAGTGTTGTTTCATTGGATCGATCCATTGGACATAATGTAAAATTTGGCGCTTCTACGTCTGAAATGAAATAAGTGTTTTATGAATTGTGAGTTTAGGACACCCTTTTGCATGTCTGCCCAATGAACCAAAACTTCTTCCTTCTAGGGCAGTGAGGTTTATTaaaaaagaaagtgaaatttacGCCAATGGGCAATTTTTAAGATGAAACCGACATTTTTTTTCTCGTATTAtctgacctgctaccacgaaatgagcattaAATCGCAAGTTGGTAGGTCCGAGACGCCTTGGATATTGCGTTAGTGTtcttcctttgtgaatgggggcagagtgagccattcacgaaggacacaCTACGGTCTCGCAACTACCAACTTTACGCGCATgctttcgtggtagcaggtcacatatctaGATTTCTTACCAAATATGTTGACGTCAAAGCTACAAGATGCTTCATTTCCACTAGCATCAAGCGCCTCACAGGAGACTACCGTGCGTCCAATGTTAAACATAGATCCTGAGTCATGGGTACAATTAACATTAAGCATTTCGCCGGAGTTGTCAAACGCTTGAGTTTTGTTCCAAGATACGATAGCGAAAGATTCTCTAGGTTCAGTGTTCCTAGATTGGTTGATCGGACAAGCAAATTGTGGTGCCTCAGTATCTGCATAAAATGGACCACATCACCATTATATGTTTATACTACATTAGTATATAGTAAACGTCACATTTTGGGAGAATTCTTATGTCTCTCATCGGGGCCTGCAAGTCTGTATAATTGCCTCATCTATTCGTGTCTTGAGCTTGTCCCATTGGGCATACAGACAAACATCACTTGGCATTTCGTTAGTGTAAAAGAAATTATTTACGCGCACGCATGTGTGTATattatacaaatgtataagacaaTTATATGACAAATCATTTACCTGATACGTCAATGGTAAAATTACAAAGGCATAATTTCCGACGGCATCTCGTGCCATGCAGGAAAGTTGTGTCATTCCGATTTCAAACTGAGAATTAGAGTCAGCGTTACATGTTATATTTGGCGGTATaccagagttatcagtagctTTGGGTTGCTCCCATATATCAACAGCAAAAGGCTCGCCAGATGACGTATTCAATGATTGGTTCGCAGGGCAAGAAGTAAATCGTGGCGCTTCAGAACCTGCAATGATATTATATACTACGCAATCTCAATGCATTCTTGTTTGCTCACACGTTAATTTAAATAAATTCCCCCACTCACTTACTCACTCAGTATCCAACATGAATGTGACAGCAAACGCCCACTTTCTTGTACATCCACCCTAAGGAACTTTACAGCAATAGAAGCAAACTTGGTAACCGGTCCATCTAATAAGTCAGTGTCAGTAcgttgtgaataaaaatatcgTGCAGAATGTTGGTTAAAAGCAAAATTCCACTTGATTTGGTTTCTTTAGGGTGTCAAGTGCTCAAAAAATTAGGCTGTCATTTTTGGAAAACGGGCTAAAGGTTAATATAAAAAATTCAACATGGTCCGATCAAGATGCCCAATACCTCAAATTCTCTCTTTAATAGCTTCTAATGATGAGgaacaaaatattaaatgataataataaaatacaaattgtaggTGCTACAGGTATATGTACTGGAGTAACATAATGTGTTTTGCGCAGAAATAATTCTAAGGTTTTTTAGCATGTTATATTACGTAACCATGGTTACAGGTCCCCTTAAGTTGTAAGCCATTGTTCTTCATTGTCTTGATAGCTTTAATTCACAAAGGAATTCTACCCTAGTCCCTGTGATGACCAGTCTACGAGTTTGTTATACAGTTAGGGACATTCCCCAGATGGGAAAACAGTTAGGGACGTATCATTTAGATATCAAGGGGGAGGGGAGCTGGGTAATATGTTGAAAAAATTTGTCTCGCCATCtgagaaacaaaaaaaaagctccacctcataccaaaaaaaaaaaaaattgctccacctcaCACCACAAAGAAATTGTACTCCACAAGCTATTGCTGCGACTTTCACAGTAGCCTACCACACTAGAATGCTCGCACCGGAGCACAATAACCCAGCACCCACACCCCGACACACTACGCCCGACTGACAACGAATTACTAAAACGGGTTAGGTTTCACACAAAAGTAAGCAGCGCTTCCATATCCAATGACGACACCAAGAATTTTTTCGGGGGAGGGAGGTTGGGGTTTGGAAGGGAGTTAACTGGGTGGGTGAAATTCCCATCAATGCCACCTTTAGCGCCGCCCGCCAATCTTCATGTTTATCCTTACCTTTTACTGCTACAGTAAAAGAACAATATGAAGCCTTTCCTTCCCAATCCCGAGCTTCGCAGACGACATCTGTTTCCCCAATCTCAAACCGAGAACTTGAATTCTTGTTACAGGTCACGCTTACATCACGGCCAGAATTATCAGTTGCTAAAGGCTGCTTCCATTTGACTATCGCGGTAGATCGAGACGGCAACACTTCCATAGTTTTATTTTGTGGGCAGGAGGCATAGGTAGGCCCTTGTGATAATAAAAGAACAAGGAAAGTTATTTCTACGTGTATTATTGGTAACTTggaaatatcccagcaaacacaaaaagttttcttaaacgttcgcaaaaggttagaaaagtttGCCAGATATGCTTTTGAGACTAGCACATTATCTAGTCCACAGCTTGTGCACATTATTGTAGTGAGATTATCTTCATGCATTTGAAGCAGCACTCACCGTGCAAGAAGGAAGAATAGCAAAACGAAACATctctttaaaaacgttttaaaaatgtatttgttgggatattgatattaatcataAAACTGGAAAATGTTATCAGTTGCAATGTTAGGTAATATACCTTTCATATATCATATTTACGAACAATGCCATAGTGACTCTTGTATCTGCTCTCTATACTAGAAATTATATCAAGCCTGGTGGCAGTTGAAATTTAAAATAATCATTTAGCTTTAAGCCATTACTATAAGTAACGCGTTCATACCAGAAAATTTGTcaagaatataaaataatatatcgacTGGAAAATATATAACTGGAAAATGGTGACTGTTAAAATGTCAAATAAGTCATTATCACAGTAACACATTTATTAGCTCTTTACACCAGAAAATTTATCAAGAATATTAAAATAATGGAAACTGGAAAGTGGTGTCAGTTGAAATTTCAAGTAATCGCATTTACCTTAAATTATTTATTTGCTATACATGTATACTGGAAACGATATCTTCTCTTATCAAGCattaataatgacaataatattATGAAGCAATAAAGAGAGTTATATATATTGTATGACGTGGAAAAATAACCAGTTGGCATGGTAATTTGAAGGAAGAGTAAATGGTTTACAATATTTTGTGTTGCTtttcaacaaaatattaattaaaataaagCTAAACAAAACAAAGCCCCCCCAAAAGCGGGTACTGCTTTTCAGAGACTTCTTTATGGGCACAAAAACGTTTATACTGCTAACTTTGCAATAACAAATCGAAAAGGATATCAAAAATATATGATCGTTGGTGTTGTGTTGCGTAGGCTATTCAACTGGTATTGACCACACCTCGCAAAGTAGAACGAATAGTTTTTTCTCTACTTTATATAAACCACCATATCTTTGCATGCATATTCTTAAATACTTTCTCTCTACTTTCTACTGAGAAAACAAAGAGAGCAGCTTTCCTTTGGATTGTAATTTTTCTCGAGATACACGTTGTATTACTGTAGAAATGATTTGATTTTCTAATATATTCCAATTTTCATCACCCACCTTTGCATTCTAGTTCGTAGTGTTCCCTTATTTTGTCAACGTCATCCGATAATAAAGGTTTGTCAACGTAAACTGGTTCAAATGGACGGTTTGGTATGTCAGTATTCGCACCACCCATAATAACTTTTGTGCAGGTACACGGGTGATGATAGGGTAACACACAACGCCATTTATCATCACCATCTTCTTCTCGTCCTACTTCACAACGATGAGCTTTTACATGAATCAAGTGCCCTAATAAATAAGAGAAGGTGTATGGGCATTAGGGTGTgacgaaaaacactttttttctcggattgacttggaactctcggtttttttactggggtacatactgcTGTTGTGTTGAAATGCCAGTAACATCGAAGCATGCTTCACCTAGACAGTAGATTTTTATGAAATctctacttatttgctatttcttactgtataactctataatagagaaatcagtaggaaCAACTTGGGAAAACTAGGTATCCAGGTGACATCATAGCGAATAATAAACACTTTGgttagtttgtttggaccctctagttgctaaattaaggggtagggttGAGCATTATGGAgtatttccccagttctactccaTCAAATTTCACAATTGTGGTCTTGTTacatagatatgaactgcagagttaccaaaaataaatgatATGTGATTTTCGGATAgtcatgttttgaccagaggtcaaaaggtcacatggCCTTGAAAAAACTGCAAATCAGATGTCACACGTCTTTTTAATCCCTGGTCAAGTCCGAGCTGCTCTAAAATCGAATCTCATTtcttttttgtacttttgcagttcatatcttTGCAAAAATACCAAAACTATGGCAATTGACTGAGTAAAACTGCTCCATAATActccccctaccccttaatttagcaaaaatgtttttgaaaaaatggaataCCGTATAGACCTAACTAAAATGGAGCCAAACAATTAgaattttatttttctgttttaCGACCGGTAGAGCGAGTGCCCTAAAGCTTTAATATTGAATGGTAACAGAAAATTGTCAGTTTGTTATGTTTTATGATAGAGACGTAGGAGCCCTTTGAAGCGCGGATAAAGGTCTAGTGGTTTGCATTGGGTCCTTCTTTCGCCTTCTTTTcaattcctttcttctttcccccttcttcttcctcctcttctccTTCCTCTCCTTCTTTTTTGATGCTGATGTAAAAATGTCGATATTTATTTTGGGGTACGAGGTGGGTTAACctttaaaaagtttttaagtGCCTTACCTGGTAACATGGACAGAAGTTGCAATATAAAAACTACTTGGTGACGGCTGGTCACTATGATCCTCATGATGTCTAAGAAAACGACGTTATACGCCGCGATCTCCTGGCATCTTGAATGGTATGAAGTCTACTTGGAGTCTGGCAATTAAAACGTCTGATACGTCTGTGCTGCTAGCAACTCTCACAAGTGAATGCTGGAATATACGCTGCGTGGAAAACTCATCTTTCGCATTGCCTAGTTGAGATAAATGCCCGGGATAAATGCCATCCCATAAAGCATTTGGACAATATTATTCTATCAGAAGATTTAATGTAACTAGTTAATTCACATGGTATTAATCATAGTATTTAGTCACCAAGCTGTAAGCCGGTTAGTCGGTTAGTCCTTAGGTAGACAACTATAAACTTCCTAAACTGTCAAACCACATTAAGCTACATCATTAAAGTATTTTGGAGTAAGACACACATTTCATTAATGGATAATAATAATTGTTCTTGATTAAATGATGTAGTTGCTCCTGGAAAGTCATGATAATTTTTCCCGTTGGATTATGGGAAGCCTTGAATTTATTCTACGTACATATAGCTCTTTGGATGATGCGCCACATAGCTTGTCCTCATTGgtggtatacagtaagccaaataattaaggtaccagttacgttcaccccctgtatatcctaaacaaaggcagatatgtcataattttagctcgaatttaagacctcattcgttgaaattgtttaagaaataaagatatggcgatccaaaaacccaaggaagatgcaaatgtaaaagttgcagtttgccacattgcacgccctattgatttgtacacaaagcgttcgcgaacaagagaactagcgccgtgctgtCATTGATTAGGAcaaaaaactagcgtcgtgctttcattgattagaacacaaaagtgcaactttttattccGTATCTTCATTAGgctttggatcaccgtttctttaattctcaaccaatttaaacaaataaggtcttaaatcagagctaaagagtacaaacgtcgactgcttgttttaattttgacacatttgtctttatttaggatatacagtggtgaacacaactggtaccttaattcttttgcttactgtatatcatAATGTAGAATAATGTTACCACTTGTTGTCATAGGAATATGATGTCTATAAGCTGCTATTTGGAACAGGTAGAACGTAGGCAAAAGAAAGGCATGAATATTGCagtgttttatttttaaatttcctGGAATACAACTAGTTCGTATCGAAGCAAACATATAATTATGCAgcttaattttttatattttagtattatattaaattttaTGTATAACGAACTCCATCTTCACTAACACTCATTATTAATCCAGTCCAGTGGCGTCATCTCTTGAAATGAaaagtgtgtggggtgtgtgtttgtATATCTATCTAAATGAGGACGCAAACAGAAAAACCAGGAAAACATGGGCACACAAAAATCGAGGACGACTGGGGTGCATTTGGACATAGTACGGAACTTACGTGTGTTACGGATTAGGTCCGCGGTATGGCGATTAGAAACGGATATGTGTGTATCGGATATGTGTGTCCTATAGGATAAAGTTATGGCCTCATTGaaggaagtctctggcaatcacgACATTATGCCTTAccgtatgttagaaaaataattatcaagtacgaatcacatggttttatttaaaacaaactcatatttaccataaaacgaataaaaacagtcatcTCTCAACAcaagatattcaaaattcccgcgccgaaattgtctagtgcaatgacgtcatggttatttgtactTAACTGTCGCCAGCCTTCAAtttattactgggacgtcattgcaccagacaatttcgACGTCCGGGAATTTTGAATTATCGCGTGGTGAgacacggctgtttttatttgtttttatggtcaatatgagtttgtttaaaataaatccatgtgattcgtgcttgataataattttcctaacatatacggcataatgttgtgattcccggagacttcctttaaggttCTAGTTTTCCAGTCTGTGCAATgggcagtgtacttcggttatatttataaatgcgcttttaaaaatacgcacgtgactcatgggcacgacataccaagaccagcaagcgtgaccatgtcctcatgcattgaccactaaaCAGAAAAGGATTGTTGGTGTCTTTGTGGCGTCGTTTGTAATCAGCAGATATGTGTCCTTTGAATTTTGATCCGAACAGATAAAGAAAAttaaagaaaatcgctatttaattccAGCGCATATGTGGCCAAGAGGAGTGTCAGTCTGTCGATCGTGACTGAGGTCGGTCCATTTGATGGGTTTTGACCTTCACGCATGGTATGTACGTACAATATTATGAACATCACGCACGTGTACGACTATTATTTCGATCGTTATAACTACAGCACCAAAAGTTTTGATtattgcagggtatgttagtttactaaatgTTGGTACGTTCGCAAATTTGTACCTCCTCTTccaaaaacctggctacgccactagtAATACGTACTGATCATATTATAGTGAGTATTAAAAGATGACACAATAGATACACGTTGCTATATTATTTTGCTGACCTGATTTCATGTCTTTCAGAACTGATGAACTGATTCCATATCAGCTAACTGAGTTGTCATGGACGCTGTCGTTTTTGGGTCTTTTTTGGGTCTGTTCTGTCATTTGTGAGATTACCTGTACGTCTTTTTAGGTCTGTTCTGTCGTTTGTGAGATTGCCTGTACGTCGTTTTGGGTCTGTTCTGTCGTTTGTGAGATTACCTGTACGTCTTTTTAGGTCTGTTCTGTCGTTTGTGAGATTACCTGTACGTCTTTTTAGGTCTGTTCTGTCGTTTGTGAGATTACCTGTACGTCTTTTTAGGTCTGTTCTGTCGTTTGTGAGATTACCTGTACGTCTTTTTAGGTCTGTTCTGTCGTTTGTGAGATTGCCTGTACGTCGTTTTGGGTCTGTTCTGTCGTTTGTGAGATTACCTGTACGTCTTTTTAGGTCTGTTCTGTCGTTTGTGAGATTACCTGTACGTCTTTTTAGGTCTGTTCTGTCGTTTGTGAGATTGCCTGTACGTCGTTTTGGGTCTGTTCTGTCGTTTGTGAGATTATCTTTACATCTTCCCGTGTCTGTtctatataaactgctcaaataaagaaagtctgttctatatgtgaccgtacagcacgaatgagccgtaaatgtcctcaattgtattctgagttacagtgtaaaatggacatgaaggtcatattcataggtatt
The Amphiura filiformis chromosome 3, Afil_fr2py, whole genome shotgun sequence DNA segment above includes these coding regions:
- the LOC140147062 gene encoding hyalin-like codes for the protein MEVLPSRSTAIVKWKQPLATDNSGRDVSVTCNKNSSSRFEIGETDVVCEARDWEGKASYCSFTVAVKGSEAPRFTSCPANQSLNTSSGEPFAVDIWEQPKATDNSGIPPNITCNADSNSQFEIGMTQLSCMARDAVGNYAFVILPLTYQILRHHNLLVRSTNLGTLNLENLSLSYLGTKLKRLTTPAKCLMLIVPMTQDLCLTLDAR